In the genome of Lysobacter sp. BMK333-48F3, the window GCCGTTGAACCGCCACTGGTACATCTCGACCCGGCGGTCGAGGCCGAACTGGCGCGTCTCGACGCCGAAATCGCGATCGAGCAGGCGCTTGCCGGCGGTCGGCTCGCCCAGCGGTTCGGCGTCGGCGGCGGTCTGCGCCTGCGCGGCGAAGGCCACGCCGGCGATCGCCAACAGCGCGATCGCCCAGCCTTGGCCGCGCGCGCGCGCCGGGGTCATGCCGCCAGCGCCCTCGCCTGCAGCTCGGCGACTTCGCGCGCGGTGCCGAACTTGCCCTTGTCGTCGCGCACCACCTGGGCCAGGGCGCAGCCCGGGTCGTGGGTGAAGAACAGATGCACGTTACGCGCCAGCTTGTCGCTGAGGAAGGCCTTCTTCTCGTCGATCAGCAACTCGGCGTTGCGGTCGTAGCCCATGGTGATCGGCACGTGCACCCACGGCCGGCCCGGGATCAGGTCGGCGCAGAACACCACGCCGCCGTGCGGCTCGCCATCGACGCGGTCCGGGCCGACGATCTCGGCCAACATCAGCCCCGGCGTGTGGCCGTCGCTGTAATGGAAACGCACGCTCTCGCCGAGCAGCTTGGAATGCGCGCCGTCGACCAACTCGAGCCGGCCGGTGGCTTCGAGCAGGCCCGGCAGTTCGGCGATGAAGCTGGCGCGGTCGCGCGGATGCGGCTGCAGCGCGCGCTGGTAGTGCTCGCGGCCGACCAGGTAGTGCGCGTTCGGGAACAGCAGGCGCGGCGCCTGGCCTTCGGCCCACGGCGCCAGCAGGCCGCCGGCGTGGTCGAAATGCAGATGCGACAGCACCACCACGTCGATGTCTTCCGGCGCGAAGCCGGCCGCGGCCAGCGAATCGACCAGCACGTGGCGCTCTTCCACCACGCCGTAGCGCTCACGCAGCTTGGGTTCGAAAAACGCGCCGATGCCGGCCTCGAACAGCACCGTCTTGCCGGCCAGCGGCGTCGCCAGCAGGGCCCGGCAGGCCAGCTCGATGCGATTGGCTTCGTCGGGCGGCGACCACTTCGCCCACATCGCCCGCGGCGCGTTGCCGAACATCGCACCGCCGTCGAGCTTCTGCGAGTTGCCCAGGATCGACCAGAGTTTCATGGCTGCACCGCCCGTTCGGGCGTCGGCTGAGAAAGCTAGATTCTAGGCTTCGGGACGTGAATCGGGAATGGAGAATCGGGAATCGGAACAGCAAGAGCAAGACGCCAAGCTTTGCCGATTCCCTATTCCCTATTCCCGATTCCCGATTCCCGGCCCCAGGGCTTGAATCGGAACAGCAAGAGCGCGCAGCCGCGCCTTGCCGATTCCCTATTCCCGATTCCCCATTCCCGGCTTCACTGCGGCGTAGTAGTAGTCGCGAAGTGGAAAATGAACTCGCCGTCGCGGCCGTTTTCGCCGGCCAGCACGCGCACCGGCGGCAGCGATTGGCCGGCGCGCAGCACCGCGCTGCCGCTGGCGTGGGCCTTGAGGATCAGGCCGGCGGAGCGGCCGTCGATCTTGACCGGCATTTCCTGGCCCGGCACCAGCACCACCTGGCCCATCGACGGGTCGCTGGTGCGCGGGCTGGCGATGCGCGCGTCCTCGGCGTCACTGTAATCGCGCGCCGGCAGTTCGAACAGGTCTTCGCCGCCGGCTTCGACGTCGAAGGTCCAGGCGGTGCTGCCGTTGGTGCCGTCGTTGACGACTTCGATCCGCTGCAGGGTCAGCAGCACGGTGTAGCGCGACGGTGCCTGCGGCTTGTCTGCGGCGACGGCCGGCGCGGAGGCCGGTTGCGCGGCCGGCGCCGGCGCGGCGGCCGGCTTGTCCTTGAAGCCGCCGATCTCGCGCACGTTGTTGACCAGCGTGGTCAGGGCGACCAGAAAGGCGACCAGGGCGATCGAGATCGCCGGCACGCGGGTATACCAACGCTTGTCCTCGTCCTTGTCCCCGCTCACCTTGCGCTCCTGGTTACGTGATGGCCGTCGCCGTTGCGCGGCAATCTACCGCGCCGCCCGGCCGCCGCGCCATCGCGGCGGCGGGCGCGCGCTCAGCGATCGCTCAGCAGCACGTCGGCCTGGCCGACCGGGTTGCGCGGATCGGTGCCGCCGGACAGGGTGTTGTCGCGCCGGTCCCACATCACCGTCTGCAGATTGCCCCAGGTCGATTCGCCGGCGTTGACCTTGTGCCCCATCGCCTGCAGCTTGGCCACGGTGGCGGCGTCGAGCGCGCCGGCCTCGGCCGAAATCGCATCGGGGAACCACTGGTGGTGGATCCGCGGCTGCGCCGCGACCTGCTGCGGCGCCAGGCCGGCGTCGTAGGCCAGCACCGCCAGCAGCACCTGGGTGATGATCCGGCTGCCGCCCGGGGCGCCGACCGCGATCACCTTCTCCGCCGATTCCAGGAAGCTCGGGGTCATCGAGCTGAGCATGCGCTTGCCCGGCTCCGGCGCGTTGGCGGCGAAGCCCATCACGCCGAAGGCGTTGGGCGTGCCCGGGCGAAGGGCGAAGTCGTCCATCTCGTTGTTGAGCAGCACCCCGGTGCCCGGCGCGACCATGCCCGAGCCGTACAGCAGGTTCACGGTCTGGGTCGCGGCGACCCGGTTGCCTTCGCCGTCGATGATCGAGAAGTGGGTGGTTTCCTCGTCTTCCAGCGGCGCCGGCTGGCCCGACAGCAAGTCGCTGGGGGTGGCCTTCTCGGGATGGATGGTGGCGCGCAGGCCGGCGGCATAGTCGGCGCTGGTCAGCCGCGCCAGCGGCACCTTCACGAAGTCCGGATCGCCCAGGTAGATGGTGCGGTCGCGATAAGCGCGGCGCATCGCCTCGGCGATGATGTGGGTGCGGTGGGCCGGATCGAGCTTGGCCAGGTCCCAGCCCTGCAGCATCTGCAGGATCTCGGCCATCGCCACCCCACCCGAGGACGGCGGCGGCGCGGTGACGATGTCCCAGCTGCGGTACTTCAAGCGCAGCGGTTCGCGTTCGACCACCTTGTAGCCGGACAGCTCGTCGGCGCGCCATTGCCCGCCTTCTTCCTTCACCGCCTTGAGCAGCTTGGCGCCGACTTCGCCGCGGTAGAAACCGTCGTAGCCCTTGGCCGCCAGCAGTTCCAGGGTGCGCGCCAGGTCGGGCTGCTTGAGGATCTCGCCTTCCTTCGGCGGCGTGCCGTCGGCCAGGAACACCGCGCGGGTGCCGCGGTAGCGCTCCATCACCTCGCGCCGGCCGGCGTAGCCCTTCTCCAGCCGCGGGTACACCGGGAAACCTTCGCGGGCGATCCGGACCGCCGGCGCCAGCGAGGTCTTCAGCGGCAGCTTGCCGTACTTCTGCGCCAGGTGGACCAGCGCCGCCGGCAGGCCCGGGATGCCGGCCGACCACGGCCCGTTGGTGGCGCGGTCGCGGTTGAGTTCGCCCTTGGCGTCCAGGTAGGCGGCCGGCGTCGCCGCCGCCGGCGCGGTTTCGCGCGCGTCGACGAAGACGTCGCGGCCGCTCTTGGCTTCGTGCAGCAGGAAGAACCCGCCGCCGCCGATGCCGGAGCTGATCGGCTCGACCACCGACAGCGCGGCCGACACGGCGATCGCCGCATCGAAGGCGTTGCCGCCGGCGCGGACGATCTCCAGCCCGGCCTGGGTCGACAGCGAATGCGCGCTGGCGATCGCGGTGCCGGGCGGATGGGCGAAGCGGCGCGCGCTGTCGGCCGGCGCGGCGGCCGATGCGGGCGCCTGCACGGAGTCCTGCGCGAAAGCGGGCGCGGCGAGCGACAGCAGCGAGGCCAACAACCAGGGGAACGTCGAACCGGCTCGCGGCCGCATCGCCTTGCGCATCGGGTTTACTCCTGTTGTAGACGGCGCAGCTTCTCTAGCAACTGCGGCTCGGATTCGGGATGTTCCGGGTCCTTGTCGATGCACTCGACCGGACAGACGACCACGCACTGCGGCTCGTCGTAATGGCCGACGCACTCGGTGCAGCGCGCCGGATCGATCACATAGATGGTCTCGCCCTGGGCGATGGCCTGGTTCGGGCAGGCCGGCTCGCAGACGTCGCAGTTGACGCAGAGTTCGTTGATCTTGAGCGACATGACGGAGTTGCCAGCGGAGGGCGCGATTGCCTGTGCCGGTGGGGAGGGTCAGTGTAGGCCCCGGCGCGGGCGCGGCATAGCCGGCCGCCGGGACGCTGCGTATCGGAGGCCTCGCCGGGGCGCCGGCCGGCCTCCTCGGCACATTGCCGGGGGCGGCCTGCGGCGGGCGGCGGGACGAGGGCCGCAAACGATTCGGGCCGCTCGCGCGGCCCGGATCGATGCTGCGGCAGCGCGCGGGCGCTGCGGCTTACTTCACTTCGGCGAAGACGTAGTTGACGCCGGACGGGGTCACGGCGGCCTTGACCCGCTCGTTGTCGGCGGCGTCGCCGATGAAGATGAACTTCACGCCCTTCATCGTCGCCGGATCGACCTTGGCGAACGAGGCCACGGCCAGGTCGGCGGTCTTGACCGAGCTCGGCGAACCGAACGCGACCAGGTTGCCTTCCAGGATGCCGCGCGACATGTCGACCTGGGCCTTTTCCAGCATCAGATCGTAGTCGCGCTGGAAGGTCGGCGAATCCGGCGCCGGCAGGACGTAGACGTAGGTGCTGCCGTTGATGCCGTCCAGGTTGCGCTTGACCACGTCGGTCAGATACGCGTTCCAGGCGTTCTCGTCGTTGGTCTTCGGCGCCGGCAGCGGCGCGGCCTCGGCGGCGACCTCCTTCTTCTCCTCTTTCTGGCACGCGGCCACGAACGGCAGCGCCAGGCAGGCGATCAGCAGCAGGCGGGAGGAAGTCTTCATCGTATGCCCCTTAGGTATTGGCTTTGGTGTGACGTGTTGGGAGGTCAATGGTGCTTGCGTTGCCACTCGGCCCGCAGCGCCGCGTCGACCGCCGGCGGCACGAAGCCGGAAACGTCGCCGCCGAGGCGGGCGATTTCGCGCACCAGCGAGGAGGAAATGAAGCCGTACTGCTCGGCCGGGGTCAGGAACAGGGTCTCGACCTCGGGGATCAGGTGACGGTTCATGCTCGCCAGCTGGAATTCGTATTCGAAATCGGACACCGCGCGCAGGCCGCGCAGCAGCACCCCGCCGCCGACTTCGGCGACGAAATGCGCCAGCAGCGAATTGAAGCCGCGCACCTCGACGTGCGAGTGGTGCGCCACCGCTTTGCGCGCCAGATCGACCCGCACCTCCAGCGGCAGCGCCGGCCCCTTGCCCGGGCTTTCGGCGACGCCGATGACCATGCGTTCGAACAGCGGCGCGGCGCGGTCGACCAGGTCGACGTGGCCGTTGGTGATCGGGTCGAAGGTGCCGGGATAGACGGCGACGCGGTTGCGGGCGGAGCTCATTCGATGGTCGTTCGCTGCAGGAATGAGGGTAAAGCGGGAAGCCGCCCCGCCGGTTGCGGCGCAGTGTAGCAGCCGGCCGCGCGACGGGGTCAGGCCAGGCGGCGGCGGTACAAGGCGTAGCGCACTTCGCGGGTGGCGCCTTCGCGATGCAGGTCCCAGTCCGCCGGCAGGCGGATCGGCGCGTCGGCCGGCGCCTCGACGTACAGCCAGGCCGCCGGCGCCAACACCGGCAACAGTGTCGGCCAGACCCGGTCCCACAAACCGGCCGCGAACGGCGGGTCGACGAAGGCCAGGTCGAAGCCCGGCGCGGCCGCGTCGGCGGCGGGTTGCGCCGCCAGCCAGGCCAGGGCATCGGCCTGGACCACCTGGGCCGCCTCGCCGCCGGGCAGGCGCGCGCCCAGGGCGCGCAGTTCCGCCGTCAGGGCCGGGTCGCGTTCGACCAGCACCGCCGCGGCGGCGCCGCGCGACAACGCCTCCAGGCCGAGCGCGCCGCTGCCGGCGAACAGGTCGAGCACGCGCGCACCCGGCAGCATCGGCATCAGCCAGTTGAACAGCGTCTCGCGGACCCGGTCCGAGGTCGGCCGCAGGCCGGGCGCATCGGCCACCGCCAAGCGGGTGCCGCGCCAGCGCCCGCCGATGATCCGGACTTTGCCGGTCGTGGCCTTGCCGCCGCCGCCGCGGCCGGGCGCGGGCGCGCCGGCGAGGCCGGTTTGGGGCGGAACGCGCGGGCCGCGGCGGGAACTGTTCATCGGGAGAGTTTTCGGGCCGGTGCTAGCATGTGGCAATTCTCGCGCATGCCCCCACGTTCCGTCTCATGGTCAGTTTTTTTCGCCGTAAAAAGCCCGAAACCGCTGCCGGAACGCCTGCGTCCGAGCGCCGCTACAGCACCGAGGAGCTGGCCGCCGCGTTTCCGGGCGCCCAGCCGCGCGCGGCCGAACCGGTCGCGGCCGAGCCTGCGCCGGCGGTCGTAACGCCGGCCGCCGACGCGCCATCGGCCGTCGAACCCAGCCCGCTGCAGCCGGCCCCGCTGCAGCCGGCGCCGGTCCAACCGGCCCCTGTCGCAACGCCCGCGACGGCGCCGCCGGCGCCCGTCGCTCGCGCGGCCGAACCGGTGGCGGTCCAGGCGCCCGTCGCCGAACCGCGCGCCGCCGAACCACCCGTCCCGGCCGAAGTCGTCGCCGCGGCGCTGGAGGTCGAACCGCCGCTGCGCGACGACGCACCGCTGCCGGCCGCGCCGGCGCCGACCGCACCGGCCGCGCTGGACTACATCGACAAGCCCGCCGCCGCGCCGGGCAAGCCCGGCTGGCGCGAACGCCTGCGCGGCAGCGTGTTCGCGCGCAGCTTCGGCGGCCTGTTCTCGCGCAACCCGCGCCTGGACGACGACCTGCTCGACGAAATCGAAACCGCGCTGATCACCGCCGACGTCGGCGTCAGCGCCACCACGCAACTGGTCGAAGGCCTGCGCAAGCGGATGAAGTCGCGCGAGTTCGCCGACGCCAACGCTCTGCTCGCGGCGCTGCGCGCCGAACTGATCGCGATGCTGGTGCCGGTCGCCAAGCCGCTGCAGATCGACACCCAGGCCAAGCCTTTCGTGCTGCTGACCGTCGGCGTCAACGGAGTCGGCAAGACCACCACCATCGGCAAGCTGGCCAAGCGCTTCCGCGACGAGAACCGGCCGCTGATGCTGGCCGCCGGCGACACCTTCCGCGCCGCCGCGGTCGCCCAGCTGCAAGCCTGGGGCGAACGCAACGGCGTGCCGGTGGTGGCCCAGGGCCAGAACGCCGACGCCGCCTCGGTCGCCTTCGACGCCCTGCAGGCGGCCAAGGCGCGCGGCACCCAGGTGCTGATCGCCGACACCGCCGGGCGCCTGCATACCCAGCAGGGCCTGATGGCCGAGCTCGGCAAGATCCGCCGCGTGCTGGCCAAGGTCGATCCGACCGCGCCGCACGAGGTGCTGATGGTGATCGACGGCACCACCGGCCAGAACGCGTTATCGCAACTGCGCCAGTTCCACGCCGCGGTCGGCGTCACCGGCCTGGTGGTGACCAAGCTCGACGGCACCGCCAAGGGCGGCGTGGTGTTCGCCCTGGCGCGCGAATTCGGCATTCCGATCCGCTTCGCCGGCATCGGCGAGCGCCCGGAAGACCTGCGGGTGTTCGACGCCGAAGCCTTCGTCGACGCGTTGCTGCCCGAAACGCTCGGCGGCTGAGGCGCGGCCGCGCCATGTCCGCGCCGCCGGAGGCTGCCGCACCCGAGCGACGACGCTGGCGCAGGCGGGTGCTGGTCGCCGCCGGCGCGGTGCTGGCCCTGGTGCTGGCGCTGAGTTGGGTGTCGCAACCCAGCCAGGTCAGCGCGATCCTGCTCGACCGGGTCGGCCATGCCCTGGACCTGGAACTCAGCGCCTCGGGCGCCAGCGAGTACCGGTTGCGCGGCACGCCGATGCTGGAGGTGCGCGACCTGGTCGCGCGCCAGCCGGGCGCGGCGACGCCGCTGCTGCGCGCCGAGCGCGTCTACCTGTCGCTGCCGTGGAGCACGATCCGCGCCGCCGGCGCGGTGCTCGACGTGGAGCGGGTCGAACTCGACGCCCCGCAACTCGACGTCGGCGCCTTGCAGCGCTGGCTGGCTTCGCGCCCGCCCTCGCCCGCACCGCTGCGGCTGCCGACCCTGAGCCGCGGCGCGCGGATCGAACGCGGCCGCGCGGTCGGCGCCGGCTGGTCGGTCGAGAATCTCCTGATCGATCTGCCGCGCCTGCATCCCGAGCAGCCGCTGCGCGCGCGCCTGAGCGGCGCGGTCGTCGCCGCGCCGCTGCGGATCCCGTTCTCGCTCGCGGCGACCCTGCAGCGTCCGGCCGCCGCGCGCGGACTCGGCCTGGCCGGCCCGGTCGAGGTGGTCGCGCGCGACTGGCGCCTGCCGATGCATGCGATCGCCGGCGGCCGCCTGCATGCCGGCGCCGACGGTATCGGCCTGGACGGGCTGCGCCTGGGCGCTCGGGCGCGCTACCGCGCCAGCGACACCGACCTGCCGTTCGCGTTCGGCCTGGCCGGGCCGCTGCGCTACCGCGACGCCCGCCTGAGCCTGGCGCCGCTGGGCGCGGCGCTGCGCGGCCGCGAGGCGATGCCCAACCTCGATGGCGCCGGCCGCTTCGCCTACGCCGACCGACTGGAACTGCAGTTGCAGGGCCGCCTGGCCGAATGGCCGCAGGCCTGGCCGGCGCTGCCGCCGCCGCTGGGCCAGTCGCGCTCGCCGCTGCCGTTCGCGCTCGACTACGCCGGCGCGGC includes:
- a CDS encoding MBL fold metallo-hydrolase, translating into MKLWSILGNSQKLDGGAMFGNAPRAMWAKWSPPDEANRIELACRALLATPLAGKTVLFEAGIGAFFEPKLRERYGVVEERHVLVDSLAAAGFAPEDIDVVVLSHLHFDHAGGLLAPWAEGQAPRLLFPNAHYLVGREHYQRALQPHPRDRASFIAELPGLLEATGRLELVDGAHSKLLGESVRFHYSDGHTPGLMLAEIVGPDRVDGEPHGGVVFCADLIPGRPWVHVPITMGYDRNAELLIDEKKAFLSDKLARNVHLFFTHDPGCALAQVVRDDKGKFGTAREVAELQARALAA
- the ggt gene encoding gamma-glutamyltransferase, with the translated sequence MRKAMRPRAGSTFPWLLASLLSLAAPAFAQDSVQAPASAAAPADSARRFAHPPGTAIASAHSLSTQAGLEIVRAGGNAFDAAIAVSAALSVVEPISSGIGGGGFFLLHEAKSGRDVFVDARETAPAAATPAAYLDAKGELNRDRATNGPWSAGIPGLPAALVHLAQKYGKLPLKTSLAPAVRIAREGFPVYPRLEKGYAGRREVMERYRGTRAVFLADGTPPKEGEILKQPDLARTLELLAAKGYDGFYRGEVGAKLLKAVKEEGGQWRADELSGYKVVEREPLRLKYRSWDIVTAPPPSSGGVAMAEILQMLQGWDLAKLDPAHRTHIIAEAMRRAYRDRTIYLGDPDFVKVPLARLTSADYAAGLRATIHPEKATPSDLLSGQPAPLEDEETTHFSIIDGEGNRVAATQTVNLLYGSGMVAPGTGVLLNNEMDDFALRPGTPNAFGVMGFAANAPEPGKRMLSSMTPSFLESAEKVIAVGAPGGSRIITQVLLAVLAYDAGLAPQQVAAQPRIHHQWFPDAISAEAGALDAATVAKLQAMGHKVNAGESTWGNLQTVMWDRRDNTLSGGTDPRNPVGQADVLLSDR
- a CDS encoding YfhL family 4Fe-4S dicluster ferredoxin; protein product: MSLKINELCVNCDVCEPACPNQAIAQGETIYVIDPARCTECVGHYDEPQCVVVCPVECIDKDPEHPESEPQLLEKLRRLQQE
- the coaD gene encoding pantetheine-phosphate adenylyltransferase, producing MSSARNRVAVYPGTFDPITNGHVDLVDRAAPLFERMVIGVAESPGKGPALPLEVRVDLARKAVAHHSHVEVRGFNSLLAHFVAEVGGGVLLRGLRAVSDFEYEFQLASMNRHLIPEVETLFLTPAEQYGFISSSLVREIARLGGDVSGFVPPAVDAALRAEWQRKHH
- the rsmD gene encoding 16S rRNA (guanine(966)-N(2))-methyltransferase RsmD — its product is MNSSRRGPRVPPQTGLAGAPAPGRGGGGKATTGKVRIIGGRWRGTRLAVADAPGLRPTSDRVRETLFNWLMPMLPGARVLDLFAGSGALGLEALSRGAAAAVLVERDPALTAELRALGARLPGGEAAQVVQADALAWLAAQPAADAAAPGFDLAFVDPPFAAGLWDRVWPTLLPVLAPAAWLYVEAPADAPIRLPADWDLHREGATREVRYALYRRRLA
- the ftsY gene encoding signal recognition particle-docking protein FtsY — encoded protein: MVSFFRRKKPETAAGTPASERRYSTEELAAAFPGAQPRAAEPVAAEPAPAVVTPAADAPSAVEPSPLQPAPLQPAPVQPAPVATPATAPPAPVARAAEPVAVQAPVAEPRAAEPPVPAEVVAAALEVEPPLRDDAPLPAAPAPTAPAALDYIDKPAAAPGKPGWRERLRGSVFARSFGGLFSRNPRLDDDLLDEIETALITADVGVSATTQLVEGLRKRMKSREFADANALLAALRAELIAMLVPVAKPLQIDTQAKPFVLLTVGVNGVGKTTTIGKLAKRFRDENRPLMLAAGDTFRAAAVAQLQAWGERNGVPVVAQGQNADAASVAFDALQAAKARGTQVLIADTAGRLHTQQGLMAELGKIRRVLAKVDPTAPHEVLMVIDGTTGQNALSQLRQFHAAVGVTGLVVTKLDGTAKGGVVFALAREFGIPIRFAGIGERPEDLRVFDAEAFVDALLPETLGG